A genomic segment from Nocardiopsis sp. Huas11 encodes:
- a CDS encoding glycoside hydrolase family 3 N-terminal domain-containing protein — protein MTRASDSTALDVWRDPALPTDDRVDHLLGRMTLEEKAAQLRGLWVGADDSDTGVAPHQHDMEEPPAWREAIADGLGQLTRPFGTAPVDPAVGARSLARSQREVAAANRFGIPAQVHEECLAGFTTWKATVYPVPPAWGAAFDPDLVERMAAQIGTGMRRVGVHQGLAPVLDVARDLRWGRIEETIGEDPYLVGTIAGAYVRGLESSGVVATLKHFVGYSASRAGRNLAPAPVGPREVADVLLPPFEMALRHGGARSVMHSYTDNDGLPAASDPGLLTGLLRGTWGFEGTVVADYFGVTFLRTLHRVAGSDGEAAALALAAGVDVELPTLRCYADPLVEAVRSGEVPESLVDRAARRVLRQKCELGLLDPDWDPEAGGAGAAAEGGVDLDPAPQRDLARRLAEESVVLLANDGVLPLSTGGTIAVVGPNADTAEAMLGCYSFPSHVGVAHPGLPLGVEIPTVLESLRAELPETDIVYARGCGVDDGDTSGITEAVAIARGARVCVVALGDRAGLFGRGTSGEGCDAADLRLPGAQRDLVAAVAATGTPVVLVQLGGRPYALDGLSDRVAAIVQAFFPGEEGGPAVAGVLSGRVNPSGRMPFGLPRDPGGQPSTYLGPPLAGPSEVSSVDPTPLFAFGHGMSYTDFSWSRPEVDGAVQGPDDPAREVATDGEIRVACTVRNDGPVAGTEVVQLYLSDPVASVTRPVRRLIGYARVDLEPGDERRVEFTVHADLAAYTGPDLRRIVDPGDLELRLAASSADPGLLVRITLRGPVRQVGHTRRLLTQSRVVRPDGHRS, from the coding sequence ATGACGCGCGCTTCCGACTCCACGGCCCTCGACGTGTGGCGCGACCCCGCGCTGCCGACCGACGACCGCGTCGACCACCTGCTGGGCCGGATGACCCTGGAGGAGAAGGCCGCGCAGCTGCGCGGCCTGTGGGTGGGCGCCGACGACAGCGACACCGGGGTCGCGCCCCACCAGCACGACATGGAGGAGCCGCCCGCGTGGCGGGAGGCGATCGCCGACGGACTCGGTCAGCTCACCCGGCCCTTCGGGACCGCTCCGGTGGACCCGGCCGTGGGGGCGCGCTCCCTGGCGCGGTCCCAGCGCGAGGTCGCCGCGGCCAACCGGTTCGGGATCCCCGCCCAGGTGCACGAGGAGTGCCTGGCCGGGTTCACCACCTGGAAGGCGACGGTCTACCCGGTGCCGCCCGCCTGGGGCGCGGCCTTCGACCCGGACCTGGTGGAGCGCATGGCGGCCCAGATCGGCACCGGGATGCGCCGGGTGGGGGTCCACCAAGGGCTCGCTCCAGTGCTGGACGTGGCCCGCGACCTGCGGTGGGGGCGCATCGAGGAGACCATCGGCGAGGACCCCTACCTGGTCGGCACGATCGCCGGCGCCTACGTGCGAGGGCTGGAGTCGAGCGGGGTCGTGGCCACGCTCAAGCACTTCGTGGGGTACTCCGCCTCGCGCGCCGGCCGCAACCTCGCTCCCGCCCCGGTCGGCCCGCGCGAGGTGGCCGACGTGCTGCTGCCGCCGTTCGAGATGGCGCTGCGCCACGGGGGCGCCCGGTCGGTCATGCACTCCTACACCGACAACGACGGCCTGCCCGCGGCCTCCGACCCGGGGCTGCTGACCGGGCTGCTGCGCGGCACCTGGGGTTTCGAGGGCACGGTGGTGGCCGACTACTTCGGCGTCACCTTCCTGCGCACCCTGCACCGGGTGGCCGGCTCCGACGGCGAGGCGGCCGCGCTGGCCCTGGCCGCCGGGGTGGACGTGGAGCTGCCGACCCTGCGCTGCTACGCGGACCCGCTGGTGGAGGCGGTGCGCTCGGGCGAGGTCCCCGAGTCGCTGGTGGACCGGGCGGCCCGCCGGGTGCTGCGGCAAAAGTGCGAGCTGGGCCTGTTGGATCCCGACTGGGACCCCGAGGCGGGCGGCGCCGGGGCGGCGGCCGAGGGCGGGGTGGACCTGGATCCGGCGCCGCAGCGCGACCTGGCCCGGCGCCTGGCGGAGGAGTCGGTCGTGCTGCTGGCCAACGACGGCGTGCTGCCGCTGTCGACCGGGGGCACGATCGCGGTCGTGGGGCCCAACGCCGACACCGCCGAGGCCATGCTGGGCTGCTATTCCTTCCCCAGCCATGTGGGGGTCGCCCATCCCGGGCTGCCGCTGGGAGTGGAGATCCCCACGGTGCTGGAGTCGCTGCGCGCCGAGCTGCCCGAGACCGACATCGTGTACGCGCGCGGATGCGGTGTGGATGACGGCGACACCTCCGGGATCACCGAGGCGGTGGCGATCGCGCGCGGGGCGCGGGTGTGCGTGGTGGCGCTCGGCGACCGGGCCGGGCTGTTCGGCCGCGGGACCTCGGGTGAGGGGTGCGACGCGGCCGATCTGCGCCTGCCCGGGGCGCAACGCGACCTGGTGGCGGCCGTGGCGGCGACGGGCACCCCCGTGGTGCTCGTGCAGCTGGGCGGGCGCCCCTACGCCCTGGACGGGCTGAGCGACCGGGTGGCCGCGATCGTGCAGGCCTTCTTCCCGGGGGAGGAAGGCGGCCCCGCGGTGGCCGGTGTGCTCTCCGGACGCGTCAACCCCAGCGGCCGGATGCCGTTCGGTCTGCCGCGCGATCCCGGCGGCCAGCCCTCGACCTACCTGGGCCCGCCCCTGGCCGGGCCCAGCGAGGTGAGCTCGGTGGATCCCACCCCGCTCTTCGCCTTCGGCCATGGGATGTCCTACACCGACTTCTCGTGGTCGCGGCCGGAGGTGGACGGGGCCGTGCAGGGTCCGGACGATCCGGCCCGTGAGGTGGCCACCGACGGGGAGATCCGCGTGGCGTGCACGGTGCGCAACGACGGCCCGGTCGCGGGCACCGAGGTGGTGCAGCTGTACCTGAGCGACCCGGTGGCGTCGGTGACCCGGCCGGTCCGGCGGCTCATCGGCTACGCGCGGGTCGACCTGGAACCGGGCGACGAGCGTAGGGTGGAGTTCACGGTCCACGCGGACCTGGCCGCCTACACCGGGCCCGACCTGCGCCGGATCGTGGATCCGGGCGACCTGGAGCTGCGCCTGGCCGCGTCCTCGGCCGATCCGGGGCTGCTGGTGCGGATCACGCTGCGCGGGCCGGTCCGGCAGGTCGGGCACACCCGCCGCCTCCTCACGCAGAGCAGGGTGGTGCGCCCCGACGGTCACAGGTCCTGA
- the ribA gene encoding GTP cyclohydrolase II, whose amino-acid sequence MNDQNIDPSAVAESELETRRGAFRVVAFRDPGDGNEHLALVLGRLGDGEDVLVRVHSECVTGDALGALRCECGDQLDTALDRIASEGRGVLVYLRGHEGRGIGLLAKVRTLALQDREGLDTVDSATALGLPVDTRDYGPAARVLRHLRVRSVRLLTNNPDKGRALEEHGLKVACRVPLLAPARAQNLPYLTAKRDRLGHDLPHLEPPLDGSDPALG is encoded by the coding sequence ATGAACGATCAGAACATTGACCCGAGTGCGGTGGCCGAGTCCGAACTGGAGACGCGGCGGGGGGCGTTCCGGGTGGTGGCCTTCCGCGACCCCGGGGACGGCAACGAGCACCTGGCCCTCGTGCTCGGCCGCCTCGGGGACGGGGAGGACGTCCTGGTCCGCGTCCACTCCGAGTGTGTGACCGGGGACGCCCTGGGCGCGCTGCGCTGCGAGTGCGGCGACCAGCTCGACACCGCCCTGGACCGGATCGCCAGTGAGGGCCGGGGCGTGCTGGTGTACCTGCGCGGGCACGAGGGGCGCGGCATCGGCCTGCTGGCCAAGGTCCGCACCCTCGCCCTCCAGGACCGGGAGGGCCTGGACACGGTCGACTCTGCCACGGCGCTGGGCCTGCCCGTGGACACGCGCGACTACGGCCCGGCCGCGCGCGTGCTGCGCCATCTGCGGGTGCGCTCGGTCCGGCTGCTGACGAACAACCCCGACAAGGGGCGCGCCCTGGAGGAGCACGGCCTCAAGGTGGCCTGCCGGGTCCCTCTGCTGGCGCCCGCACGCGCGCAGAACCTGCCCTACCTGACGGCCAAGCGCGACCGGTTGGGCCACGACCTGCCCCACCTGGAACCGCCCCTGGACGGATCCGACCCGGCGCTGGGGTGA
- a CDS encoding CDP-alcohol phosphatidyltransferase family protein, which translates to MRALSVAAGVPPEPGVAAVAGMGPVGWAVGALYLVAGTAALRWAMRRAGRRALGPADHVTLVRAVLICGVTALVADGGHTWSIVVLAVPALLLDLVDGFVARRTGTESDFGARFDMEADALLILVLSVHAVQFLGPWVLAIGAMRYVFGAAAWAAPWLSRPLPPSPARKLVAALQGTALVVAAPGLLPSWAATTVVAAALAALVWSFGRDVRRLWRSRECRGSLAARRR; encoded by the coding sequence GTGCGCGCTCTGAGCGTCGCCGCCGGCGTCCCGCCGGAGCCGGGGGTCGCGGCGGTCGCGGGGATGGGCCCGGTGGGCTGGGCGGTGGGCGCCCTCTACCTCGTGGCCGGCACCGCCGCGCTGCGATGGGCGATGCGCCGGGCCGGCCGTCGCGCCCTGGGCCCGGCCGACCACGTGACCCTGGTGCGGGCGGTCCTCATCTGCGGGGTGACCGCGCTGGTCGCCGACGGCGGCCACACCTGGTCCATCGTGGTGCTGGCCGTCCCGGCCCTGCTCCTGGACCTGGTGGACGGGTTCGTGGCACGCCGCACCGGCACCGAGTCGGACTTCGGCGCGCGCTTCGACATGGAGGCCGACGCCCTGCTCATCCTCGTCCTGAGTGTGCACGCTGTGCAGTTCCTGGGGCCGTGGGTGCTGGCCATCGGTGCGATGCGCTATGTGTTCGGCGCCGCCGCGTGGGCGGCGCCCTGGCTGTCCCGCCCGCTGCCGCCCAGTCCCGCGCGCAAGCTGGTCGCCGCCCTGCAGGGGACGGCCCTGGTCGTGGCGGCCCCGGGGCTGCTGCCTTCCTGGGCCGCCACCACGGTGGTGGCCGCCGCCCTGGCGGCCCTGGTGTGGTCCTTCGGCCGTGACGTCCGCCGGCTGTGGCGCTCGCGTGAGTGCCGCGGGTCCCTGGCCGCGCGTCGCCGGTGA
- a CDS encoding zinc-binding alcohol dehydrogenase, with the protein MGEQARAFWVRAPGVGEIRTAELPEPGRGEVRVRALYSGVSRGTETLVFQGRVPERLHRVMRAPFQEGYFPGPVKYGYLNVGVVEEGPEDAVGRTVFTLYPHQTRFVLPAGALRFVPEGVPPARAILAGTVETAVNALWDAAPRLGDRVTVIGAGMVGCCVARLLARVPGTRVELIDVDPARARVAERLGVGFAAPEEAADDRDLVFHTSATEEGLALALRVAATDGEVVELSWYGDRPVSVPLGEDFHSRRITLRSSQVGGVAAARRGRRGYGERLDLALELLADPAFDALLTGESSFDDLPAVLPRLADGSLPALCHRIVYP; encoded by the coding sequence ATGGGCGAACAGGCACGGGCGTTCTGGGTACGCGCTCCGGGTGTGGGGGAGATCCGTACCGCCGAGCTGCCCGAACCCGGACGCGGCGAGGTGCGGGTGCGGGCCCTGTACTCCGGGGTGAGCCGGGGCACCGAGACGCTGGTCTTCCAGGGGCGTGTGCCCGAGCGCCTGCACCGCGTGATGCGCGCCCCCTTCCAGGAGGGCTACTTCCCGGGCCCCGTCAAGTACGGCTACCTGAACGTCGGTGTGGTCGAGGAGGGCCCGGAGGACGCGGTGGGTCGCACCGTGTTCACCCTGTACCCGCACCAGACGCGGTTCGTGCTGCCGGCCGGCGCGCTGCGGTTCGTGCCCGAGGGGGTGCCGCCCGCGCGGGCGATCCTGGCGGGCACGGTGGAGACCGCCGTCAACGCCCTGTGGGACGCCGCGCCGCGGCTCGGCGACCGGGTCACCGTCATCGGCGCGGGGATGGTGGGCTGCTGCGTGGCCCGGCTGCTGGCCCGCGTGCCGGGCACACGGGTCGAGCTGATCGACGTCGACCCGGCCCGTGCCCGCGTCGCCGAACGGCTCGGCGTGGGCTTCGCCGCGCCCGAGGAGGCCGCCGACGACCGCGACCTGGTCTTCCACACCAGCGCCACCGAGGAGGGGCTGGCCCTCGCGCTGCGGGTGGCCGCCACCGACGGCGAGGTGGTCGAGCTGAGCTGGTACGGCGACCGGCCGGTGAGCGTGCCGCTGGGCGAGGACTTCCACTCCCGCCGCATCACCCTGCGCTCCAGCCAGGTCGGCGGTGTCGCCGCCGCCCGCCGGGGCCGGCGCGGCTACGGCGAGCGGCTGGACCTGGCCCTGGAACTGCTCGCCGACCCCGCCTTCGACGCGCTGCTCACCGGGGAGAGCTCCTTCGACGACCTGCCCGCGGTCCTGCCCCGGCTCGCCGACGGGTCACTGCCCGCCCTGTGCCACCGCATCGTCTATCCGTGA
- a CDS encoding 6-carboxytetrahydropterin synthase, which produces MFSVTVRDHLMIAHSFRGAVFGPAQRLHGATFVVDATFRRPELDEDGIVIDIGLATRELGAVVAELNYRNLDEEPAFAGVNTSTEYLAKVIGDRLVDRIDAPARGLSGLTVTLSESHVAWASHDREL; this is translated from the coding sequence GTGTTCTCCGTCACCGTCCGCGACCACCTGATGATCGCCCACAGCTTCCGCGGCGCCGTCTTCGGCCCCGCCCAGCGCCTGCACGGGGCGACGTTCGTCGTCGACGCGACCTTCCGCCGCCCCGAACTGGACGAGGACGGCATCGTCATCGACATCGGCCTGGCCACCCGCGAGCTGGGCGCGGTGGTCGCCGAGCTCAACTACCGCAACCTGGACGAGGAACCCGCCTTCGCGGGCGTGAACACCTCCACCGAGTACCTGGCCAAGGTGATCGGCGACCGGCTCGTGGACCGGATCGACGCCCCGGCGCGCGGCCTGAGCGGACTGACCGTGACCCTGAGCGAGTCGCACGTGGCCTGGGCGAGCCACGACCGCGAGCTGTGA
- a CDS encoding glycosyltransferase family 4 protein, protein MSAVFVVPVGEAPSGGHVYDERLAGALASAGRPLRTVAVPGGWPRPDAAARARLDAVLAELPDGSTVLLDGLVACGVPEVVVPHTGRLRTVVLVHLPLADETGLAPDAARDLAEREGRVLRAAARVVATSAAAAADVAARHGVHGVHAVPPGVDPAPPARGTDGASHLLCVASLTPRKGHETLLDALALVRGPAWSCECVGPLGAAGRVAELRARAGSLPVRFVGARTGPDLRAAYDAADLVVLPSRAETYGMVVTEALARAVPVVATSVGGVPEALGRDPHGRRPGLLVPPQDPAALGDALRRWLTDASLRERLRDAARLRRRNLAGWEEAARAMAAVLNREVAR, encoded by the coding sequence GTGAGCGCGGTCTTCGTCGTCCCCGTGGGCGAGGCCCCCAGCGGCGGCCACGTCTACGACGAGCGGCTCGCGGGGGCGCTGGCCTCCGCCGGGCGCCCCCTGCGGACCGTGGCCGTGCCCGGCGGGTGGCCGCGCCCGGACGCCGCCGCCCGGGCGCGTCTGGACGCGGTGCTCGCCGAGCTGCCCGACGGCTCCACCGTGCTCCTGGACGGGCTGGTCGCCTGCGGTGTGCCCGAGGTGGTGGTGCCGCACACCGGGCGTCTGCGCACGGTCGTCCTGGTGCACCTGCCGCTGGCCGACGAGACCGGTCTGGCCCCCGACGCGGCCCGCGACCTGGCCGAGCGCGAGGGCCGGGTGCTGCGCGCCGCCGCGCGGGTGGTGGCCACGTCCGCGGCGGCCGCCGCGGACGTGGCCGCCCGCCACGGTGTGCACGGCGTCCACGCGGTGCCCCCGGGCGTGGACCCGGCGCCGCCCGCCCGCGGGACCGACGGAGCCTCCCACCTGCTGTGCGTGGCCTCGTTGACCCCGCGCAAGGGGCACGAGACGCTGCTGGACGCGCTCGCGCTCGTGCGCGGCCCCGCGTGGTCGTGCGAGTGCGTGGGCCCCCTCGGCGCCGCCGGCCGTGTGGCGGAGCTGCGCGCCCGGGCCGGATCGCTCCCGGTGCGCTTCGTCGGCGCGCGGACGGGGCCGGACCTGCGGGCCGCCTACGACGCCGCCGACCTCGTCGTCCTGCCCTCCAGGGCGGAGACCTACGGCATGGTCGTGACCGAGGCCCTGGCCCGCGCGGTCCCGGTCGTGGCGACGTCGGTCGGCGGTGTGCCCGAGGCGCTGGGCCGCGACCCCCACGGCCGCCGCCCCGGCCTGCTCGTCCCCCCGCAGGACCCCGCCGCGCTCGGCGACGCCCTGCGCCGGTGGCTGACCGACGCGTCGCTGCGCGAACGGCTGCGCGACGCGGCGCGCCTTCGGCGCCGGAACTTGGCAGGATGGGAGGAGGCGGCACGGGCCATGGCCGCCGTCCTGAACCGGGAGGTGGCGCGATGA
- a CDS encoding class I SAM-dependent methyltransferase: MSATDLPPFAPEWLALREDADARARSREPVGLIGDRGRVIADLGCGSGSLGRWLAPRLPSPQHWVLFDRDPRLLAMAEHGVPGATTETRRCDLASLRATDLAGCTLVAASALLDVLTRPAVDALAGAVVDAGCPALFSLTVAGRVELDPADPLDGAVARAFDAHQRRAGLLGPDAVEAARAAFAERGVATRTFPSPWRLGPDEGELLAAWLRGWVGAAQEQDPALPAAAYLERRSAQCSRGALSAVVHHTDLWADPAGGP, translated from the coding sequence ATGAGCGCAACGGACCTGCCCCCGTTCGCTCCGGAGTGGCTCGCCCTGCGCGAGGACGCCGACGCACGGGCGCGCTCGCGCGAGCCGGTCGGGCTGATCGGCGACCGGGGCCGGGTCATCGCCGACCTGGGCTGCGGGAGCGGATCGCTGGGGCGCTGGCTCGCCCCGCGCCTGCCCTCCCCGCAGCACTGGGTGCTGTTCGACCGCGACCCGCGGCTGCTCGCGATGGCCGAGCACGGCGTGCCCGGCGCCACGACCGAGACCCGGCGGTGCGACCTGGCGTCGCTGCGCGCCACCGACCTGGCCGGATGCACGCTGGTGGCGGCCTCCGCCCTGCTCGACGTCCTCACCCGCCCCGCGGTCGACGCGCTGGCCGGGGCCGTGGTCGACGCCGGCTGCCCGGCGCTGTTCTCGCTGACGGTGGCAGGCCGGGTGGAGTTGGACCCCGCCGACCCGCTCGACGGGGCGGTGGCACGCGCGTTCGACGCCCATCAGCGGCGCGCGGGGCTGCTGGGACCCGACGCCGTCGAGGCGGCGCGCGCGGCCTTCGCCGAGCGCGGAGTCGCCACCCGCACGTTCCCGAGCCCGTGGCGGCTGGGCCCCGACGAGGGAGAGCTGCTGGCGGCGTGGCTGCGCGGCTGGGTGGGCGCGGCCCAGGAGCAGGACCCCGCGCTGCCCGCGGCCGCCTACTTGGAGCGGCGGTCGGCGCAGTGCTCGCGCGGCGCCCTGTCCGCCGTCGTCCACCACACCGACCTGTGGGCCGATCCGGCCGGGGGCCCGTGA
- a CDS encoding lysylphosphatidylglycerol synthase transmembrane domain-containing protein translates to MRIRVWLRGLAGAAILAGVVWWYPIEVFTDAFALVDAGAIALALGVGAATTVLSAARWRVVACAVGLRLPLGRAVADYYRAVFLNAVLPAGVLGDVHRALLHGRYAGDLPRGVRAVVLERLAGQVVLALTAAALLFALPAALLGPGLRAVGVSAGVVAVLAAGTALGLAAGRRRRPRWWRALRAAAADARSGLWSHRVQVVVLSAAALAGYVVLFLVAARLAGVTAPWAQLVPLVVLALLAMSLPVNVGGWGPREAVAGLAFGAAGLGADQGVTVSVVYGLLALVAALPGAVVLVLRAAQGREVPGEGLHQGGDQSTSFVGRGQ, encoded by the coding sequence ATGAGGATCCGCGTGTGGCTGCGGGGCCTGGCGGGGGCCGCGATCCTGGCCGGGGTGGTGTGGTGGTACCCGATCGAGGTGTTCACCGACGCGTTCGCCCTGGTGGACGCGGGCGCGATCGCTCTGGCCCTGGGTGTGGGGGCGGCCACCACCGTGCTCAGCGCGGCGCGCTGGCGGGTGGTGGCCTGCGCGGTCGGTCTGCGGTTGCCGCTGGGCCGGGCGGTCGCCGACTACTACCGGGCCGTCTTCCTCAACGCGGTGCTGCCCGCCGGGGTGCTCGGGGACGTGCACCGGGCGCTGCTGCACGGGCGCTACGCCGGGGACCTGCCGCGCGGCGTGCGCGCGGTGGTGCTCGAGCGCCTGGCCGGTCAGGTGGTGCTCGCCCTGACCGCGGCCGCGCTGCTCTTCGCCCTGCCGGCCGCCCTGCTGGGGCCGGGGCTGCGCGCGGTCGGGGTGTCGGCGGGCGTGGTCGCGGTGCTGGCCGCGGGAACGGCCCTCGGCCTGGCGGCGGGACGGCGCCGCCGTCCGCGGTGGTGGCGTGCGCTGCGCGCCGCGGCGGCCGACGCCCGGTCGGGCCTGTGGTCGCACCGCGTCCAGGTGGTGGTGCTGTCGGCGGCGGCGCTGGCCGGGTACGTCGTGCTGTTCCTGGTCGCGGCGCGCCTGGCGGGCGTGACCGCTCCGTGGGCGCAGTTGGTGCCGCTGGTGGTCCTGGCGCTGCTGGCGATGAGCCTGCCGGTCAACGTCGGCGGGTGGGGGCCGCGTGAGGCCGTGGCGGGGCTGGCCTTCGGCGCGGCCGGGCTGGGCGCCGACCAGGGTGTGACGGTCTCGGTGGTCTACGGGCTGCTGGCGCTGGTGGCCGCCCTGCCCGGCGCCGTCGTGCTAGTGCTCCGCGCCGCCCAGGGCCGTGAGGTGCCCGGCGAAGGCCTGCACCAGGGCGGTGATCAGTCGACCTCCTTTGTCGGCCGTGGCCAGTGA
- a CDS encoding creatininase family protein, with the protein MDDRTARSLLPLTTTAQEGERAARVALLPVGSLEQHGPHLPLVTDTVIACTVAAALADAHPVRLLPPLTLSCSHEHAAWPGTVSISARTLHAVVTDAADSLRRSGTPRLVLVNGHGGNHVLANVVQESGGAMALFPQAHEWEAARTAAGMATDNDTDMHAGELETSVLLHAHPEMVGPDAARADHVTGPRDHMPTLGLAPYTPTGVVGRPSLATADKGGRLITALVQAFAGHLTALGGAEH; encoded by the coding sequence ATGGACGATCGGACCGCGCGTTCCCTGCTGCCGCTGACCACCACCGCGCAGGAGGGCGAGCGCGCCGCGCGGGTGGCCCTGCTGCCCGTCGGCAGCCTCGAACAGCACGGCCCCCACCTGCCACTGGTCACCGACACCGTCATCGCCTGCACCGTGGCCGCCGCGCTCGCCGACGCCCACCCCGTGCGCCTCCTGCCGCCCCTGACCCTGTCCTGCTCCCACGAGCACGCCGCCTGGCCCGGCACCGTCAGCATCTCCGCGCGCACCCTGCACGCCGTGGTCACCGACGCCGCCGACTCCCTGCGCCGGTCCGGCACCCCGCGGCTGGTCCTGGTCAACGGGCACGGCGGCAACCACGTCCTGGCCAACGTGGTCCAGGAGTCCGGCGGGGCCATGGCGCTCTTCCCCCAGGCCCACGAATGGGAGGCCGCCCGCACCGCCGCCGGGATGGCCACCGACAACGACACCGACATGCACGCGGGCGAACTGGAGACCTCCGTCCTGCTGCACGCCCATCCGGAGATGGTCGGCCCCGACGCCGCCCGGGCCGACCACGTCACCGGGCCACGCGACCACATGCCCACCCTGGGCCTGGCGCCCTACACCCCCACCGGTGTGGTCGGCCGCCCCTCACTGGCCACGGCCGACAAAGGAGGTCGACTGATCACCGCCCTGGTGCAGGCCTTCGCCGGGCACCTCACGGCCCTGGGCGGCGCGGAGCACTAG
- a CDS encoding TetR/AcrR family transcriptional regulator, giving the protein MDRAGGLRERKKEETRRAVHAAAVRLTAELGYEQVTVEAIAEAANVSRRTFSNYFSCKEEAVLHGEHVYMRSLTQAVLDRPEDEGAWTALRAAARGVYARWGRPTDREGWARAKLARKHPALLARLLANHAELARDLERALGERRRPEGVRPAVLVAVFLACLRVSLQTWTEEEAARDLAEIAEEVLDEAEAPFTP; this is encoded by the coding sequence GTGGACAGAGCGGGTGGGTTGCGGGAACGCAAGAAGGAAGAGACGCGGCGAGCGGTGCACGCCGCCGCCGTGCGGCTGACCGCCGAGCTCGGGTACGAGCAGGTCACGGTGGAGGCCATCGCGGAGGCCGCCAACGTCTCGCGCCGGACCTTCTCCAACTACTTCTCCTGCAAGGAGGAGGCCGTCCTGCACGGCGAGCACGTGTACATGCGCTCGCTCACACAGGCGGTACTGGACCGGCCCGAGGACGAGGGCGCCTGGACCGCGCTGCGTGCCGCCGCCCGCGGCGTCTACGCCCGCTGGGGCCGGCCGACCGACCGCGAGGGGTGGGCCCGTGCCAAGCTCGCCCGCAAGCACCCCGCGCTGCTGGCCCGGCTGCTCGCCAACCACGCCGAACTCGCCCGGGACCTGGAACGGGCCCTGGGCGAACGGCGCCGCCCCGAGGGGGTGCGCCCCGCGGTCCTGGTCGCCGTCTTCCTCGCCTGCCTGCGGGTGTCCCTGCAGACCTGGACCGAGGAGGAGGCCGCCCGCGACCTCGCGGAGATCGCCGAGGAGGTCCTGGACGAGGCCGAGGCGCCCTTCACCCCCTGA